In one window of Bdellovibrio bacteriovorus W DNA:
- a CDS encoding tRNA-methyltransferase (COG0482 Predicted tRNA(5-methylaminomethyl-2-thiouridylate) methyltransferase, contains the PP-loop ATPase domain) — MSKGRVLVAMSGGVDSSAAAALLVDQGYEVIGATMQVWDYSVCDIEEGNGTCCSSIDVDDARSVADRLGIPFYVINCEAKFKAAVIDPFLKAYLEGQTPLPCVNCNTYLKFDHLVRKMKELNCDYLATGHYAKVVTDENGQSSIHTSADDWKDQTYFLFTIEPDLVPKLMFPLGDMKKPEVRAYSEAKGLVTAKKKDSQGICFVGNQGYQNFIKDHVASSVLATKRGKLRRYPSEEIMAEHDGIHNFTIGQSRGLGMDHHEKLFVLKIDATTNTVWVGDEKYLYAEEVRVVDPHLLLDFEDGEEMNVKIRYQHKGSLAQVYRNENGYTLKFKEPQRAVTPGQAAVFYREKQLVGGGWITL, encoded by the coding sequence ATGTCTAAAGGAAGAGTCCTTGTTGCTATGAGCGGAGGCGTGGACAGTTCAGCCGCGGCTGCGCTGTTAGTCGATCAGGGTTATGAAGTGATCGGTGCAACGATGCAAGTTTGGGATTACTCTGTTTGTGATATCGAAGAGGGTAATGGTACTTGTTGTTCAAGTATCGACGTTGATGATGCGCGCTCAGTGGCGGATCGCCTAGGGATTCCATTTTACGTCATTAACTGCGAAGCAAAATTTAAGGCAGCTGTCATTGATCCTTTTCTTAAGGCTTATCTAGAAGGACAAACGCCACTGCCATGTGTGAACTGCAATACTTACCTAAAGTTTGATCATTTAGTTCGTAAAATGAAAGAATTAAACTGTGATTACTTGGCAACAGGACACTACGCAAAAGTCGTTACTGATGAAAACGGCCAAAGCTCTATCCATACATCTGCCGATGATTGGAAAGATCAGACTTATTTCCTTTTCACAATTGAGCCAGATCTTGTTCCAAAGCTGATGTTCCCTCTAGGTGATATGAAGAAGCCAGAGGTGCGTGCTTACTCCGAAGCCAAAGGTCTTGTAACAGCCAAGAAAAAAGACTCCCAAGGGATTTGCTTTGTTGGCAATCAAGGGTATCAGAACTTCATTAAAGATCATGTGGCATCGAGTGTTCTTGCGACAAAGCGCGGGAAACTCCGTCGCTATCCTTCAGAAGAAATCATGGCAGAGCACGATGGCATTCATAACTTCACGATTGGTCAAAGTCGTGGTCTAGGTATGGATCATCACGAGAAATTATTTGTATTAAAAATTGATGCAACAACAAACACCGTATGGGTAGGAGATGAAAAATATCTCTATGCAGAAGAAGTGCGTGTTGTAGATCCTCATCTTCTTTTAGATTTTGAAGATGGTGAAGAGATGAATGTTAAGATTCGCTATCAGCACAAAGGATCTTTAGCGCAAGTCTATCGTAATGAAAATGGCTATACTTTGAAATTTAAAGAGCCACAAAGAGCTGTAACTCCAGGGCAAGCAGCGGTTTTTTACCGTGAAAAGCAACTCGTGGGGGGCGGATGGATCACTCTTTAA
- a CDS encoding putative endonuclease (COG1525 Micrococcal nuclease (thermonuclease) homologs), with translation MKIHILALLFVLISPSVFAISGKVIAVQDGDTMTIVDNETKEKVRIRLMGVDTPELHFFGKSQGQAAQDACDVLREITPRGSSVRIGDDYQTDKHGRILGRVFRDDGLDVNAEMLRRGLGALYFIYPFSKRALTDYSAAAYEGFIANLGIFSGRYENLELPYDFRMSVRGMDGFNLVGDLETKRLYRPADIGEVPVWKRVFFQNQKVARSAGYSF, from the coding sequence ATGAAAATTCATATTTTAGCTCTCTTATTTGTTCTTATTTCCCCATCCGTATTCGCTATTTCTGGAAAAGTCATTGCCGTTCAAGATGGTGATACAATGACAATTGTTGATAACGAAACCAAAGAAAAAGTTCGCATCCGTTTAATGGGCGTCGATACTCCAGAGTTGCACTTTTTTGGCAAATCCCAAGGCCAAGCAGCTCAGGATGCCTGTGATGTCTTGCGCGAAATAACTCCACGTGGATCTTCTGTGCGTATCGGTGACGACTATCAAACAGACAAGCACGGAAGAATCTTGGGAAGAGTTTTTAGAGACGATGGCTTAGATGTAAATGCAGAAATGCTTCGCCGAGGCCTCGGCGCTTTATACTTTATTTATCCATTCTCTAAACGCGCTCTCACAGATTACAGTGCCGCAGCTTATGAAGGGTTTATAGCAAATCTAGGAATCTTCTCGGGTCGCTATGAAAACCTGGAGCTTCCTTATGACTTCCGCATGTCAGTGCGTGGAATGGATGGATTCAATCTTGTTGGCGACTTAGAAACTAAAAGACTTTATCGCCCTGCTGATATTGGCGAAGTTCCTGTATGGAAAAGAGTCTTCTTTCAAAATCAAAAAGTAGCTCGCTCGGCGGGATACTCATTCTAA
- a CDS encoding phosphoglucosamine mutase (COG1109 Phosphomannomutase), producing the protein MTTKKNTKNDKSGQSLFGTDGIRGTANQWPMTPETVVKIGQAIGYILQQKFKDAPGVHRKVVIGKDTRLSGYMIEQALASGLNSMGIFVQLVGPLPTPGIGYLTRTMRAAAGIVISASHNPFYDNGIKVFGADGFKISSEMEKEIERLVLGEDLTQYLPPSKEIGRTRRIEDSQGRYIVYVKGTFPLEYTLDGMRIVLDTANGASYKVAPSVFEELGAEVIQLGDEPNGTNINDKVGALYPQKLSEAVLQYRADVGISLDGDADRVIMVDEKGEIVNGDRILAISALHMKSRGLLKGNTLVATQMSNFGLEKCMNDNGIKLVKTDVGDKYVVEEMRKNGYNLGGEQSGHIIFLDHTTTGDGCIAALSVLAVMKQTGKEMSELNHVFEDVPQVLINCRVKRRLELSEISGYAELIANVEKKLAGNGRVFVRFSGTEPVIRVLVEGPDKALINQYAEEIASFLEKELS; encoded by the coding sequence ATGACAACTAAGAAAAACACTAAGAATGATAAGTCTGGACAAAGTCTTTTTGGAACAGATGGAATTCGTGGCACTGCTAATCAGTGGCCAATGACTCCAGAAACAGTGGTGAAAATTGGACAGGCCATTGGATATATCCTTCAGCAAAAGTTTAAAGACGCTCCGGGTGTGCATCGCAAAGTTGTTATCGGAAAAGACACCCGTCTTTCTGGTTATATGATTGAACAGGCCCTAGCGAGCGGATTGAACTCTATGGGAATCTTCGTTCAACTTGTAGGACCATTGCCGACTCCAGGGATTGGTTATTTAACTCGCACCATGCGTGCTGCTGCGGGGATTGTGATCTCCGCTTCTCATAATCCGTTTTATGACAATGGAATTAAAGTATTCGGTGCCGATGGATTTAAAATCTCTAGCGAGATGGAAAAAGAAATTGAGCGTTTAGTATTGGGTGAAGATCTCACTCAGTATCTTCCACCGAGCAAAGAAATCGGGCGCACTCGTCGTATCGAAGACTCCCAAGGTCGTTACATCGTTTATGTTAAAGGTACATTCCCTCTTGAGTACACTCTGGATGGAATGCGTATTGTCTTAGATACGGCCAATGGGGCGTCCTACAAGGTAGCACCTTCGGTATTTGAAGAGCTTGGGGCTGAAGTGATTCAGCTTGGCGATGAGCCTAACGGAACGAACATCAATGACAAGGTTGGAGCTCTTTATCCGCAAAAGCTTTCCGAAGCAGTTTTGCAATATCGTGCGGACGTGGGCATTAGTTTAGATGGCGATGCCGACCGTGTGATTATGGTGGATGAAAAAGGTGAGATCGTAAATGGAGATCGCATCTTAGCTATCAGTGCTTTGCACATGAAATCCCGTGGACTTTTAAAGGGTAATACCCTTGTTGCGACTCAGATGTCGAATTTTGGTCTTGAGAAGTGCATGAACGACAACGGAATTAAACTTGTAAAAACCGATGTCGGCGATAAGTACGTTGTCGAAGAGATGCGTAAAAATGGCTATAACCTCGGTGGTGAGCAGTCTGGGCATATTATCTTCCTTGATCACACAACGACGGGTGATGGTTGTATTGCGGCGCTCAGTGTCTTAGCCGTGATGAAGCAGACGGGTAAGGAAATGAGTGAGCTGAATCACGTCTTTGAAGATGTTCCTCAGGTTCTGATTAATTGCCGCGTAAAGCGTCGACTTGAACTCAGTGAGATTTCGGGGTATGCGGAGCTTATTGCCAATGTCGAGAAGAAGCTCGCGGGCAATGGACGTGTATTTGTAAGATTCTCTGGAACGGAACCAGTCATTCGTGTTCTTGTTGAAGGGCCAGATAAAGCTCTTATCAATCAATACGCCGAAGAAATAGCATCCTTCTTAGAAAAAGAGTTGAGTTAA
- a CDS encoding putative ATPase/GTPase (COG0802 Predicted ATPase or kinase): MTFTKTVHSLDELKEFWKDLLPKLQPPFVLLLSGDVGAGKTTSTQIIAELLGMKNVQSPSFAIHLRYENAQGESLDHVDLYRLKDDDDLESSGFWDLFQEPQGRLIIEWAERLNYDYLPMNWQKIDIRFSKDSITQRTLSVKEVEN, encoded by the coding sequence ATGACTTTTACCAAGACTGTTCATTCCTTGGATGAGTTGAAAGAGTTTTGGAAGGACTTGCTTCCAAAACTTCAGCCGCCTTTTGTATTGCTCCTCAGTGGCGATGTCGGGGCGGGGAAGACGACCTCTACGCAAATTATTGCGGAGCTTCTGGGGATGAAAAATGTGCAGTCGCCTTCTTTTGCAATCCATTTACGCTATGAGAATGCTCAAGGAGAATCTTTAGATCATGTGGATCTCTATCGACTGAAAGACGACGATGATCTTGAGAGCTCGGGCTTTTGGGATTTGTTTCAAGAGCCCCAAGGACGCTTGATTATAGAGTGGGCCGAAAGATTGAACTACGATTATCTTCCGATGAATTGGCAGAAAATAGATATTAGGTTTTCTAAAGATTCAATAACGCAAAGAACTCTGAGTGTTAAAGAAGTTGAGAATTAG
- a CDS encoding pyridoxine 5'-phosphate synthase (COG0854 Pyridoxal phosphate biosynthesis protein) — protein MKNKIRLGVNVDHVATLRQVRGGKTAYPNLMDMVKRTVKGGAEQITIHLREDRRHIQLEDLKALSKSCPVPLNLEMAATAEMVGYARKYRPDWVCFVPEKRTELTTEGGLNVKKAYKKLLPMVEKLQRIGIEISMFIEPSIEQVEASFEVGADAVELHTGNWVHLKGKKKEAEWKRLVEAAEWAHYLGMNVHAGHGIDYEHAKLINKLPALSEVNIGHSLVCYALEDGLEASTRKMRKILK, from the coding sequence ATGAAAAATAAAATTCGTTTAGGTGTGAATGTGGATCACGTGGCGACTCTTCGCCAAGTTCGTGGTGGTAAAACAGCGTATCCAAATCTTATGGACATGGTGAAGCGCACAGTTAAAGGTGGCGCAGAGCAGATTACGATTCACCTGCGTGAAGATCGTCGTCACATTCAGCTTGAAGACCTAAAAGCACTTTCTAAATCTTGTCCTGTGCCTTTGAATTTAGAAATGGCAGCCACTGCAGAAATGGTGGGATACGCTCGTAAGTACCGTCCTGATTGGGTTTGTTTTGTGCCAGAAAAAAGAACGGAACTTACCACTGAAGGCGGCTTGAACGTTAAGAAAGCTTATAAAAAATTATTACCAATGGTTGAAAAACTTCAGCGCATTGGGATTGAGATCTCTATGTTCATTGAGCCTTCTATTGAGCAAGTGGAAGCCTCGTTCGAAGTGGGAGCTGACGCTGTTGAGCTTCACACGGGCAATTGGGTTCATTTAAAAGGTAAAAAGAAAGAAGCCGAGTGGAAGCGCTTGGTAGAAGCTGCTGAGTGGGCACATTACTTAGGTATGAATGTTCATGCGGGTCACGGTATTGATTATGAACACGCAAAATTGATCAATAAGCTTCCAGCTTTGAGCGAAGTAAACATCGGTCACTCGTTGGTATGTTATGCGCTTGAAGATGGCCTTGAGGCTTCTACGCGCAAAATGCGTAAAATCTTAAAATAA
- a CDS encoding cysteine desulfurase involved in Fe-S clsuter assembly (COG1104 Cysteine sulfinate desulfinase/cysteine desulfurase and related enzymes), which produces MSSTKTLHYFDHNATTPICQEVVEALPRLAQSWGNASSIHWAGREPKHILRETRKTVADIIGAKSPLEIIFTSGGSESNNTVIKGVFEYLRSAPFVEARLKGRNHYMCSSVEHPAIIKTMEFLQSEGAKVDFIPVSRSGQIDMEFYKAHLSEDTALVTVMIANNETGNIFPIKEMTELAHEKGALFHTDGVQALGKIPVNVTDLGVDFATFSAHKFYSLKGAGFLYSKKGSHFTSLIHGGGQERHRRGGTENILGIAAMGVAAERLKRLGEVAPEMTRLRDLFEQRVLSEIQNVSVTGIESLRVPNTSSLVITGADGETLLMSLDLEGYAVSTGAACSSGNPEPSPVLLNMGLSRQEAQNSLRVSIGWDTTEEEIHKFVETLKVVVTRLRSIQSDEGETYHV; this is translated from the coding sequence ATGAGTTCTACAAAGACCCTGCATTATTTCGATCACAATGCGACGACGCCTATTTGTCAGGAAGTTGTTGAGGCATTGCCACGTCTGGCGCAAAGCTGGGGGAACGCTAGTTCCATTCATTGGGCAGGTCGTGAACCAAAACATATTCTGCGTGAAACGCGCAAAACCGTCGCTGATATCATTGGTGCCAAAAGCCCGCTTGAGATTATTTTTACCTCTGGTGGAAGTGAATCGAATAATACAGTCATCAAGGGTGTCTTTGAATACTTACGTTCTGCTCCCTTTGTAGAGGCGCGCTTAAAGGGTCGCAATCACTATATGTGTTCATCGGTTGAGCATCCTGCGATTATTAAAACCATGGAGTTCTTGCAGTCTGAAGGTGCGAAGGTGGATTTTATCCCCGTGTCGCGTTCAGGACAGATTGATATGGAATTCTATAAAGCTCATCTCTCTGAAGACACAGCTTTAGTGACGGTGATGATTGCCAATAATGAAACTGGAAATATTTTTCCTATCAAAGAGATGACCGAGCTTGCTCATGAAAAGGGTGCTCTCTTTCATACGGATGGTGTGCAAGCTTTAGGTAAGATCCCAGTGAATGTGACAGACCTAGGGGTAGACTTTGCAACCTTCTCTGCGCATAAGTTTTATTCGTTAAAAGGCGCTGGATTTTTATATTCTAAAAAAGGCTCTCACTTTACTTCGCTTATTCATGGTGGTGGACAAGAACGACACCGTCGCGGAGGTACCGAAAATATTTTAGGTATCGCGGCCATGGGAGTTGCTGCGGAGAGATTGAAGCGCTTAGGTGAAGTCGCGCCTGAGATGACTAGGCTGCGTGACTTATTCGAGCAAAGAGTTTTGTCTGAGATTCAAAATGTTTCAGTAACTGGAATCGAGTCTTTGCGCGTACCGAATACGAGTTCATTGGTTATTACTGGGGCTGATGGCGAAACTCTTTTGATGTCTTTAGATCTAGAAGGGTATGCCGTTTCTACGGGCGCGGCTTGTTCGAGTGGTAATCCAGAGCCAAGTCCTGTTTTATTGAACATGGGATTGAGCCGTCAAGAGGCTCAAAATAGTTTACGAGTGAGTATTGGTTGGGACACGACGGAAGAAGAGATTCATAAATTTGTGGAAACTCTAAAAGTCGTTGTGACGAGATTAAGAAGTATTCAATCAGATGAAGGAGAAACCTATCATGTCTAA